The DNA sequence AAAGCCATCGCCGGAGTGCTTCCACCGGCCGAGGGCACCATTCATACCACAGGGCGTGTTACCCCGCTCATCGAGCTTGGAGCAGGTTTTAATAACAAGCTAACGGGTCGAGAGAATATCTTCCTTAACGGCGCCATCATGGGTTTTAGCCGCAAGCAAATGGAAGCCAAATTCAAGAGCATTGTAAAGTTCTCAGAACTTGAAGACTTCATTGATGTTCCCCTTCGGAATTACTCTTCCGGTATGCGCACTCGCTTAGGGTTTGCCGTGGCATCGGATGTAGACCCCGATATATTACTCCTGGATGAAGTTTTTGCAGTTGGTGATGAGAGCTTCAGACAAAAATGCAAAACTCGTATGGATGGCTTTTTTAATTCCGGAAAAACAATCGTCATCGCATCACACGACTTAAATATGGTTCAGCAATACTGCAGCCGCCTCATCTATCTACGTAAAGGCGAGCTTCGTGCCGACGGCGTTCCAAAGGACGTTCTCAAGGTGTATCGTGAGGATATTGCCGCAAATAAGAAAGCCAGCTAGGCCCCTAAGCCCATGGTAAGCATCACCGTCATTATCCCGGCTCGCAACGCTGCTGCCTTTATACAAGAGGCAGTTGAATCCCTCCAAAATCAGACTTTCTCAAACTGGGAAGCTATCATCATCAACGATGGGTCAGACGATGAAACCGGTCATCTTGCAGATATTATAAACGAAGCTGAAAGCAGAGTTCATGTGGTTCATAAGCCCATTTCCCAGGGGCTCTCCGCAGCGCGTAATACAGGGCTAGAACTTGCCCAGGGTGAGTTTATTCAATTCCTTGATGCCGACGATAAACTGCTTCCACACAAACTTGAGACTCAGCTAGCCTATCTCGCCGCCCACCCAGCATGCGATATGGTTTGCGGATCCGGACAATACTTCGATACTCACGGCCCAGTTCCAACGGAATACCCACCACCGTTGGGAAGTGCCCTGGCAACCTTATTGACCCGCAACTACATCTTGGTCAACGCTGCTCTCACGAGGAAGAGTGCCATAGAAAATGTCGGCCTCTTTAAGGAAGCCTCTTCTACACGGCTCCCTGTTTACGGGTGCGAAGACTGGGATTTTTGGCTACGCATTGCCATAAATGGCGGGCAAATACACTGGCTTGACTCTACACTGGTGCATAACAGGTGGCATCAAGCCAATATGTCCAAAGAGACTTTGCTCATGCAACGTTCGTATGTTTGGGTTTTAGAAGAGGCGGAGCGAAACCGGCCCCTACTCTCAAATTGGCATCAAGCACTTCTTACAAGCCAGCTCTTCTGCCGGCGGGCTCTCTATGTCCTGGCACTTTTTGAGAGCGGTGACTCCGAGGAGGCCAAACAGGAGGCTAAGATCTGCGCAGAACAATCAGCTGGAATGGCCAAAGCCTTTTTCCTAACGCAATCCACATTCGGGCAACCGCCTATCGGTGAGCCGATGCAGCAATGGGCATGGTCACTCATCCCACGACTGACCCGCCGACTGGGCCGTATTGCCACAGCTCAGCTCTAAGCAAGCCTACTCAATCTCAAACACGCCGTCGATTTCCACCGCCACGCCAAATGGCAGATTGGCGACCCCAACCGCTGAGCGTGCATGACGCCCAATCTCACCAAACACTTCAATCATAAGCTCTGAAGCCCCGTTGATGACATGAGGCTGCTCTACGAAGTCAGGTGTGCAGTTAACAAAACCATTAAGCTTCACCGCTTGACGAACTCGGTCCAAGTCGCCCCCGCAAGCTTCTTTAAGCTGCGCAATTACGTTGGTGGCCACCAGCCGAGCACAGGCCTGACCTTCTTCCACAGTATAGTCTTTGCCAAGCTTACCCTGGTATTCAAACTTACCCTCAACCATGGGCACCTGCCCCGCAACATAAACGAGGTTGCCTGTACGAACCGTTGGCACATAATTGGCCGCAGGCTTGGCAGGAGGTGGCAATTCAATTCCAAGCTCTTTTAAGCGTGCTTCTATTTTTCCAGACATGTGAAACTCCTTGTTG is a window from the Deltaproteobacteria bacterium genome containing:
- a CDS encoding RidA family protein, with the translated sequence MSGKIEARLKELGIELPPPAKPAANYVPTVRTGNLVYVAGQVPMVEGKFEYQGKLGKDYTVEEGQACARLVATNVIAQLKEACGGDLDRVRQAVKLNGFVNCTPDFVEQPHVINGASELMIEVFGEIGRHARSAVGVANLPFGVAVEIDGVFEIE
- a CDS encoding ABC transporter ATP-binding protein produces the protein MAIECQGLGICYRQYKEKIVTLKDAFVGLFRGAGYTDFWALKEINLTIPQGECVGLVGFNGSGKSTLMKAIAGVLPPAEGTIHTTGRVTPLIELGAGFNNKLTGRENIFLNGAIMGFSRKQMEAKFKSIVKFSELEDFIDVPLRNYSSGMRTRLGFAVASDVDPDILLLDEVFAVGDESFRQKCKTRMDGFFNSGKTIVIASHDLNMVQQYCSRLIYLRKGELRADGVPKDVLKVYREDIAANKKAS
- a CDS encoding glycosyltransferase; protein product: MVSITVIIPARNAAAFIQEAVESLQNQTFSNWEAIIINDGSDDETGHLADIINEAESRVHVVHKPISQGLSAARNTGLELAQGEFIQFLDADDKLLPHKLETQLAYLAAHPACDMVCGSGQYFDTHGPVPTEYPPPLGSALATLLTRNYILVNAALTRKSAIENVGLFKEASSTRLPVYGCEDWDFWLRIAINGGQIHWLDSTLVHNRWHQANMSKETLLMQRSYVWVLEEAERNRPLLSNWHQALLTSQLFCRRALYVLALFESGDSEEAKQEAKICAEQSAGMAKAFFLTQSTFGQPPIGEPMQQWAWSLIPRLTRRLGRIATAQL